The following are encoded in a window of Amycolatopsis solani genomic DNA:
- a CDS encoding cytochrome P450, whose product MTTTLADTWGLHESQFWLRGKQPEARVRHAPELGVWNVYGHPEAEEVLCDPATYSSDTTRLVPQEMMKDADLKEMSAGNLLQLDPPLHNKMRKLVSRAFTPKVVADLEPRIAAVTNELLDAAGGGGRLELVEDLAYPLPVIVIAELLGVPASDRYLFKGWADKLFDSSEQFSLKEQTKTQEESVKKSLEGQKALAEYLATHVDERRKQPREDLLTKLVEAEVDGERLTRNEVVNFANVLLLAGHITTTMLLGNAVLCLDTHPEWDRRVRADRSLLPPAIEESLRYLSPFAAVARTANREVELGGVTVPPDQMLLVWVAAANRDERVFTDPDTFNPLRDPNPHLAFGRGIHFCIGAPLARLEGRVALDILFDRYPALRTIPGEPPKFQINPSMTGVRELPLAIG is encoded by the coding sequence ATGACCACCACACTCGCCGACACCTGGGGACTCCACGAATCCCAGTTCTGGCTGCGGGGGAAGCAACCGGAGGCACGGGTGCGGCACGCGCCCGAACTCGGCGTCTGGAACGTCTACGGGCACCCGGAGGCCGAAGAGGTCCTCTGCGACCCGGCGACGTACTCCTCGGACACCACCCGGCTGGTGCCGCAGGAGATGATGAAGGACGCCGACCTGAAGGAGATGTCGGCGGGCAACCTGCTGCAGCTGGACCCGCCGCTGCACAACAAGATGCGCAAGCTCGTCAGCCGCGCGTTCACGCCGAAGGTCGTCGCGGACCTGGAGCCGCGCATCGCCGCGGTGACGAACGAACTGCTCGACGCGGCGGGCGGCGGCGGACGGCTCGAGCTGGTCGAGGACCTGGCCTACCCGTTGCCGGTGATCGTGATCGCGGAGCTGCTGGGGGTCCCCGCGAGCGACCGGTACCTGTTCAAGGGCTGGGCGGACAAGTTGTTCGACTCCTCGGAACAGTTCTCGCTGAAGGAGCAGACGAAGACCCAGGAAGAGTCGGTCAAGAAATCCCTGGAAGGCCAGAAAGCGCTTGCCGAATACCTCGCCACGCACGTCGACGAACGGCGCAAGCAGCCGCGCGAGGACCTGCTGACGAAGCTCGTCGAGGCCGAGGTCGACGGGGAACGGCTGACGCGCAACGAAGTCGTCAACTTCGCGAACGTCCTGCTGCTGGCCGGGCACATCACCACCACGATGCTGCTCGGCAACGCCGTCCTGTGCCTGGACACGCACCCGGAGTGGGACCGGCGGGTGCGCGCCGACCGGTCACTGCTGCCGCCGGCGATCGAGGAGTCGCTGCGGTACCTCTCGCCGTTCGCGGCGGTGGCCCGCACGGCGAACCGCGAAGTGGAGCTGGGCGGCGTGACCGTGCCGCCCGACCAGATGCTGCTGGTGTGGGTGGCGGCCGCCAACCGGGACGAGCGGGTGTTCACCGACCCGGACACGTTCAACCCGCTGCGCGATCCGAACCCGCACCTGGCGTTCGGCCGCGGGATCCACTTCTGCATCGGGGCGCCGCTGGCCCGCCTGGAGGGGCGGGTGGCGCTGGACATCCTGTTCGACCGCTACCCGGCGCTGCGCACGATCCCGGGTGAGCCGCCGAAGTTCCAGATCAACCCGAGCATGACCGGGGTGCGCGAGCTGCCGCTCGCCATCGGCTGA
- a CDS encoding metallophosphoesterase family protein, protein MTVAVLSDVHGVLPALEAVLAEPDVEAADRIVLLGDVLAGPMPVETLERLSSLGSRAVWVRGNADRELAASARGAGDFVPDPIFPWAARQLRPAQLPFLDALPLTVSLDGVLYCHATPRDDAEIVLVDSPLDRWAEVLAGVTEDVVVCGHTHMPFVRLADRRLIVNPGSVGMPYGARGAHWALLGDGVELRRTEYDAEAACRFLAEHCAYPDIEEWADFFVRNPASDAEALRVFSGRGTSST, encoded by the coding sequence ATGACGGTGGCGGTGCTGTCCGACGTCCACGGGGTGCTCCCCGCGCTCGAGGCTGTCCTGGCGGAGCCGGACGTCGAGGCGGCGGACCGGATCGTGCTGCTCGGCGACGTCCTCGCCGGGCCGATGCCGGTGGAGACGCTCGAGCGGTTGTCGTCGCTCGGTTCGCGGGCGGTGTGGGTGCGCGGCAACGCCGACCGCGAGCTGGCGGCGTCCGCGCGCGGGGCCGGCGACTTCGTCCCGGACCCGATCTTCCCGTGGGCGGCCCGGCAGCTGCGTCCCGCTCAGCTGCCGTTCCTGGACGCGCTGCCCTTGACGGTGTCCCTGGACGGCGTCCTGTACTGCCACGCGACCCCGCGCGACGACGCGGAAATCGTGCTCGTCGACAGCCCGCTCGACCGGTGGGCCGAGGTCCTGGCGGGGGTCACCGAGGACGTCGTCGTCTGCGGGCACACGCACATGCCGTTCGTGCGGCTGGCCGACCGGCGGCTGATCGTCAACCCCGGCAGCGTCGGCATGCCTTACGGCGCAAGGGGTGCGCACTGGGCCCTGCTCGGCGACGGCGTCGAGCTGCGGCGCACGGAGTACGACGCGGAGGCGGCGTGCCGGTTCCTCGCGGAGCACTGCGCGTACCCGGACATCGAGGAGTGGGCGGACTTCTTCGTCCGCAACCCGGCTTCGGACGCGGAAGCGCTGCGGGTGTTCAGCGGGCGCGGAACGAGTTCCACATGA
- a CDS encoding SGNH/GDSL hydrolase family protein: MVGGVTVIGVEVTPEPSRPVLAAVPELKPARRLVVLGDSTAVGLGDPLPRRGGWRGVGPLVAAALGVADDGYLNPSFTGARMRCVLTEQVPAAVAHRADVALLVAGMNDTLRPDFDAARIAADLTEVIHRLRATGTTVVPVRFHDHSKVFRLPPSLKRALSARVAELNAAIDDVVAREGVPCLDLDRLPGAYELASWSVDRLHPSELGHRMLAAGFTGLLAGAGFAVPEPVSLTCSGGVEPSAAGHAGWLVLKGIPWLWRRGREFLPYAAVIMWNSFRAR, translated from the coding sequence ATGGTCGGGGGCGTGACCGTGATCGGTGTCGAAGTCACTCCCGAACCCTCCCGGCCCGTGCTCGCGGCCGTTCCGGAGCTCAAGCCCGCGCGGCGGCTCGTCGTGCTCGGGGATTCCACCGCCGTCGGGCTGGGGGATCCGCTGCCCCGGCGGGGTGGGTGGCGCGGGGTCGGCCCGCTCGTCGCCGCCGCGCTCGGGGTGGCCGATGACGGGTACCTCAACCCCTCCTTCACCGGGGCGCGGATGCGGTGCGTGCTCACCGAGCAGGTTCCCGCCGCCGTCGCGCACCGGGCGGATGTCGCGCTGCTCGTCGCCGGGATGAACGACACCCTGCGCCCGGACTTCGACGCCGCGCGCATCGCGGCCGACCTCACCGAGGTGATCCACCGCCTCCGCGCCACGGGGACGACCGTGGTGCCCGTCCGGTTCCACGACCACAGCAAGGTGTTCCGCCTCCCGCCGTCGCTGAAGCGCGCGCTGAGCGCCCGGGTCGCCGAGCTGAACGCGGCCATCGACGACGTCGTCGCTCGCGAAGGCGTGCCGTGCCTCGACCTCGACCGGCTGCCCGGCGCCTACGAGCTGGCCTCGTGGAGCGTCGATCGCCTGCACCCCTCCGAACTCGGCCACCGCATGCTCGCGGCGGGCTTCACCGGGCTGCTCGCCGGTGCCGGGTTCGCCGTGCCGGAACCGGTGAGCCTCACCTGCAGCGGCGGCGTCGAGCCCAGCGCCGCGGGGCACGCGGGGTGGCTGGTGCTCAAGGGGATCCCGTGGCTCTGGCGCCGCGGCCGCGAGTTCCTGCCCTACGCCGCGGTCATCATGTGGAACTCGTTCCGCGCCCGCTGA
- a CDS encoding phosphotransferase, whose protein sequence is MTVDTSSTGDAGVGAGAGQLAVAAAVAAGESVLSRRFGSAITLVAPEDLAGSGPATVVRARVVSSSFALPRTVVVKHYPDPPGPGADPFAQEAVSYQLFTALAPDERMCPELLAHDGRDRALVLEDLGRTPTLEDKLYARDSRAAERALLSWARSLGRLHANTAGREADFNALLRRLGGPAKGDESDVDALCAAVPPVIQERLGIPVPDAVRAAVTMSLEQSRSAGFRAFSPVELSPDNNLVTGEGVRFLDFEYGCVRSALVDAAHLRLPFASWPDALALPAGMSEAMIAAWRAEVVGVWPAFADDEALAAHLTASELLRVWLITGEELASLDLSRHAAPVSREAAFVTWWRDLARHAGYVRMTAVSEFAARVAAALAARLGPHADLAFYPAFR, encoded by the coding sequence ATGACAGTCGACACCTCCTCCACCGGCGATGCTGGGGTCGGGGCAGGAGCCGGGCAACTCGCCGTCGCCGCCGCGGTCGCGGCGGGCGAGTCCGTTCTCTCACGCCGGTTCGGCAGCGCCATCACCCTCGTCGCCCCCGAGGACCTCGCGGGGAGCGGGCCGGCGACGGTGGTCCGCGCCCGGGTGGTGTCGTCGTCGTTCGCGCTGCCGCGCACCGTGGTCGTCAAGCACTACCCGGACCCGCCGGGCCCGGGCGCCGACCCGTTCGCCCAGGAGGCGGTCAGCTACCAGCTGTTCACGGCGCTGGCTCCGGACGAGCGGATGTGCCCGGAACTGCTCGCCCACGACGGCCGCGACCGCGCGCTGGTGCTGGAGGACCTCGGCCGCACGCCGACGCTGGAGGACAAGCTCTACGCGCGTGACTCCCGCGCGGCCGAGCGCGCGCTGCTGTCCTGGGCTCGTTCGCTGGGCCGGCTGCACGCGAACACCGCGGGCCGCGAAGCGGACTTCAACGCCCTGCTGCGGCGCCTCGGCGGCCCGGCGAAGGGCGACGAGAGCGACGTCGACGCGCTGTGCGCGGCCGTGCCGCCGGTGATCCAGGAGCGCCTGGGCATCCCGGTCCCGGACGCGGTCCGCGCCGCGGTGACGATGTCCCTGGAGCAGTCCCGGTCGGCGGGCTTCCGCGCGTTCAGCCCGGTCGAGCTCAGCCCGGACAACAACCTGGTGACCGGCGAGGGCGTCCGCTTCCTGGACTTCGAATACGGCTGCGTCCGCTCGGCCCTGGTCGACGCGGCGCACCTGAGGCTCCCGTTCGCGAGCTGGCCGGACGCGCTCGCCCTCCCGGCGGGCATGAGCGAGGCGATGATCGCGGCCTGGCGCGCGGAGGTGGTGGGCGTCTGGCCGGCGTTCGCCGACGACGAGGCACTGGCCGCGCACCTGACGGCCAGTGAGCTGCTGCGGGTGTGGCTCATCACGGGCGAGGAGCTGGCCTCACTGGACCTCTCGCGCCACGCGGCCCCGGTGAGCCGCGAGGCGGCGTTCGTGACGTGGTGGCGCGACCTGGCGAGGCACGCGGGGTACGTGCGCATGACGGCGGTATCGGAGTTCGCGGCGAGGGTGGCGGCGGCACTGGCGGCCCGGTTGGGGCCGCACGCGGACCTGGCGTTCTACCCGGCTTTCCGCTGA
- a CDS encoding DUF389 domain-containing protein, producing MLHLRAVCPPEKTAEALDILRAHAGTAHLIVHRGAAVSPEGDLVEADIAREAADEILEALCVLELDHTGGITLEALDTALSDAADTAEAAAPGEGADAVVWDELVARSGEESRLNVTFLAFLTIACLLAAVGVLTDSAVTIVGAMVVGPEFGPLAALAVGLVLRRWDLVRLAGAALGVGFPLAMVVTLGGALLVRVTDVFGTAAFELKQHNDVDFVFSVGVPSLVVAMLAGAAGMLAMTSAKSAALVGVFISVTTVPAAGYAMVAAVAGEWSRCLQSVGQLLVNLLGIVAASAIVLIVRRNGQRLPVGTRPLSRG from the coding sequence GTGCTGCACCTGAGGGCCGTGTGCCCGCCGGAGAAGACCGCCGAGGCGCTCGACATCCTGCGGGCGCACGCCGGGACGGCGCACCTGATCGTGCACCGCGGTGCCGCCGTCTCGCCCGAAGGCGACCTGGTCGAGGCCGACATCGCGCGCGAGGCGGCGGACGAGATCCTCGAAGCGCTCTGCGTGCTCGAGCTCGACCACACCGGCGGCATCACGCTCGAAGCGCTCGACACGGCGCTCTCGGACGCCGCCGACACGGCGGAAGCGGCCGCGCCCGGCGAAGGCGCGGACGCCGTGGTGTGGGACGAGCTGGTCGCGCGGTCCGGCGAGGAGTCGCGGCTCAACGTGACGTTCCTGGCGTTCCTCACCATCGCCTGCCTGCTGGCCGCGGTCGGCGTGCTGACGGACTCCGCGGTGACGATCGTCGGCGCGATGGTCGTCGGGCCGGAGTTCGGCCCGCTGGCCGCGCTCGCGGTGGGGCTGGTGCTGCGGCGCTGGGACCTCGTCCGGCTGGCGGGCGCCGCGCTCGGCGTCGGTTTCCCGCTGGCGATGGTGGTCACGCTCGGCGGCGCGCTGCTGGTCCGGGTGACCGACGTCTTCGGGACGGCGGCGTTCGAGCTGAAACAGCACAACGACGTCGACTTCGTCTTCTCGGTCGGGGTGCCGTCCCTGGTGGTGGCGATGCTCGCCGGCGCCGCGGGCATGCTCGCCATGACGTCGGCGAAATCGGCCGCGCTGGTGGGCGTGTTCATTTCGGTCACCACGGTTCCCGCCGCGGGTTACGCGATGGTGGCGGCGGTGGCGGGGGAGTGGAGCCGATGCCTCCAATCGGTGGGACAGCTGCTCGTGAACCTTCTCGGAATCGTTGCAGCTTCGGCCATTGTGTTGATCGTGCGCCGGAATGGGCAACGTTTACCGGTGGGGACGCGTCCGCTTTCACGCGGGTGA
- the aspS gene encoding aspartate--tRNA ligase, whose protein sequence is MLRTHQAGTLRAGQAGQTVTLTGWVARRRDHGGVIFIDLRDASGVAQVVFREGEMAERAHALRSEFCVKIVGEVAKRPEGNANAEIPTGEIEVLATELDVLSESAPLPFPIDDRVDVGEEVRLKHRYLDLRRSAPAAAMRLRSEVSRAAREVLHAQDFVEIETPTLTRSTPEGARDFLVPARLKPGSWYALPQSPQLFKQLLMVGGMERYYQIARCYRDEDFRADRQPEFTQLDIEMSFVEQDDVIDIGEQIVSALWKLIGHEIPRPIPRITYHEAMAKYGSDKPDLRFDLEITDMTEFFADTPFRVFQAPYVGAVVMAGGADQPRRQLDAWQEWAKQRGAKGLAYILVNEDGTLGGPVAKNLSETERENVAQAAGAKPGDCIFFSAGKAASTQPLLGAARDEIGKRLGLIDENAWSFVWVVDAPLFAPVEDIGDDVAVGSGKWTAVHHAFTSPTPEWIDKFEQDPGNALAYAYDIVCNGNEIGGGSIRIHRGDVQKRVFSLMGLGEEEAQEKFGFLLDAFAFGPPPHGGIAFGWDRIVMLLAKADSLRDVIAFPKTGGGYDPLTAAPAPITAQQRKEAGIDAKPAPAPQN, encoded by the coding sequence GTGCTCCGCACCCACCAAGCCGGCACCTTGCGTGCCGGACAGGCCGGACAGACCGTCACCCTCACCGGATGGGTGGCCCGGCGGCGCGATCACGGCGGCGTCATCTTCATCGACCTGAGGGATGCCAGCGGCGTCGCCCAGGTCGTCTTCCGCGAGGGCGAGATGGCCGAGCGCGCGCACGCGCTGCGCTCCGAGTTCTGCGTCAAGATCGTCGGCGAGGTCGCGAAGCGCCCCGAGGGCAACGCGAACGCCGAGATCCCCACCGGCGAGATCGAGGTCCTGGCGACCGAGCTCGACGTGCTGTCGGAGTCCGCGCCGCTGCCGTTCCCGATCGACGACCGCGTCGACGTCGGCGAAGAGGTCCGCCTCAAGCACCGCTACCTCGACCTGCGCCGCAGCGCCCCGGCCGCGGCCATGCGCCTGCGCAGCGAGGTCAGCCGCGCCGCGCGCGAGGTGCTGCACGCCCAGGACTTCGTCGAGATCGAGACCCCGACGCTGACCCGCTCGACGCCGGAAGGCGCGCGCGACTTCCTGGTGCCGGCGCGGCTCAAGCCCGGCTCCTGGTACGCGCTGCCGCAGTCGCCGCAGCTGTTCAAGCAGCTGCTCATGGTCGGCGGCATGGAGCGGTACTACCAGATCGCCCGCTGCTACCGCGACGAAGACTTCCGCGCCGACCGCCAGCCGGAGTTCACCCAGCTCGACATCGAGATGAGCTTCGTCGAGCAGGACGACGTCATCGACATCGGCGAGCAGATCGTCTCCGCGCTGTGGAAGCTGATCGGGCACGAGATCCCGCGGCCGATCCCGCGCATCACCTACCACGAGGCCATGGCCAAGTACGGCTCGGACAAGCCGGACCTGCGCTTCGACCTCGAAATCACCGACATGACGGAGTTCTTCGCCGACACGCCGTTCCGCGTGTTCCAGGCGCCCTACGTCGGCGCGGTCGTGATGGCGGGCGGCGCCGACCAGCCGCGCCGCCAGCTCGACGCGTGGCAGGAGTGGGCGAAGCAGCGCGGCGCGAAGGGCCTCGCGTACATCCTCGTCAACGAGGACGGCACGCTCGGCGGCCCGGTCGCGAAGAACCTGTCCGAGACCGAGCGCGAGAACGTCGCCCAGGCTGCCGGGGCCAAGCCGGGTGACTGCATCTTCTTCTCGGCAGGGAAGGCCGCGTCGACGCAGCCGCTGCTCGGCGCCGCGCGCGACGAGATCGGCAAGCGCCTCGGCCTGATCGACGAAAACGCCTGGTCGTTCGTCTGGGTCGTCGACGCGCCGCTGTTCGCGCCGGTCGAGGACATCGGCGACGACGTCGCCGTCGGCTCCGGCAAGTGGACCGCCGTGCACCACGCCTTCACCTCGCCGACCCCGGAGTGGATCGACAAGTTCGAGCAGGACCCGGGCAACGCGCTGGCCTACGCCTACGACATCGTCTGCAACGGCAACGAGATCGGCGGCGGCTCGATCCGTATCCACCGCGGCGACGTCCAGAAGCGCGTCTTCAGCCTGATGGGCCTCGGCGAGGAGGAGGCGCAGGAGAAGTTCGGCTTCCTGCTCGACGCCTTCGCCTTCGGCCCCCCGCCGCACGGCGGCATCGCGTTCGGCTGGGACCGCATCGTCATGCTGCTGGCCAAGGCCGACTCGCTGCGTGACGTGATCGCGTTCCCGAAGACCGGCGGCGGCTACGACCCGCTGACCGCGGCGCCCGCGCCGATCACGGCGCAGCAGCGCAAGGAAGCCGGCATCGACGCGAAGCCGGCACCCGCCCCGCAGAACTAG
- the merB gene encoding organomercurial lyase, translating to MTTSQTDRVAAARLAWAALKLTRAGRHPVGVDRLAAIVGVTPAEARRLVELIGFTLHRDLVSTGPAPRGAHHRLEPAEGTLGAGPDGSVDMFLLAIATGERVHAAAVCPVTGTHIRIDLVSHAILQADPPTAVVAAIDLGFGLADVDGVACAGQPFFASASAAASWLVAHPGGRIYQVAAYLAQAHRLVAALEARPKYVL from the coding sequence GTGACGACCTCGCAGACCGACCGCGTCGCGGCGGCCCGGCTCGCCTGGGCCGCGCTGAAGCTGACCCGGGCCGGCCGGCACCCCGTCGGCGTCGACCGGCTGGCCGCGATCGTCGGGGTCACCCCCGCCGAAGCCCGGCGGCTGGTCGAGCTGATCGGCTTCACCTTGCACCGCGATCTGGTTTCGACCGGCCCGGCCCCGCGCGGCGCCCACCACCGGCTGGAGCCGGCCGAAGGCACCCTCGGCGCGGGCCCTGACGGGTCCGTCGACATGTTCCTGCTGGCCATCGCCACCGGCGAGCGCGTGCACGCGGCCGCGGTGTGCCCGGTCACCGGCACCCACATCCGGATCGACCTGGTCTCCCACGCGATCCTGCAGGCCGACCCGCCGACCGCGGTGGTGGCCGCGATCGACCTCGGCTTCGGCCTGGCGGACGTCGACGGCGTGGCCTGCGCGGGCCAGCCGTTCTTCGCCTCGGCGTCGGCCGCGGCGAGCTGGCTGGTCGCGCACCCGGGCGGCCGGATCTACCAGGTGGCGGCGTACCTGGCCCAGGCGCACCGGCTGGTGGCGGCGCTGGAAGCCCGCCCGAAGTACGTCCTCTGA
- a CDS encoding intein-containing Rv2578c family radical SAM protein, protein MRWDRQRAGEGEPALPGLEGLVRSVRSPEFDGVTFHEVHARSVLNKVPAGSGVPFGWTVNPYRGCSHACTYCLEGGTRILMADGRTKALSELKIGDAIYGTRGHGAARRLVPTRVEAHWTTLRAAYRVTLEDGTRLVAGGDHRFLTSKGWKHVTGSKFGAAQRPHLEPGTELIGVGRFEPTPDETLGYRAGYLCGMLRSGGFAAEPDAAARALEYLPDFGASVGFLKVPPDPDAHWQRGFLAGVFDLAGGFGRGILTIAHDEPEITDAVAAALARFGFARQLDEVPKFPSRQEVRLLGGAGEVLRFLHLSNPAVTWKRSLDGTVIGASRRRVEAIEPLGLQLPLFDITTGTGDFIADGMVSHNCFARNTHTYLDFDAGRDFDTQVVVKVNAPQVLTAQLKKPSWRREHVAMGTNTDPYQRAEGRYRLMPGIITALARSGTPLSVLTKGTVLARDLPLLQDVAADVPVGLAVSIALLDGELQHRLEPGTPSPRARLELVRKARDAGLPCSVLVAPVLPWLTDSAEALDALFAQLADVGASSVTVFPLHLRPGAREWFGRWLAGSYPALVPRYRELYARGSYVQKAYRERLAERVAPLLRRHGLAPKTGYDPRDPEPAAAPEPATPAEQLRLL, encoded by the coding sequence GTGCGATGGGATCGGCAGCGGGCAGGGGAGGGTGAGCCGGCACTGCCCGGGCTGGAGGGCCTGGTGCGGTCCGTGCGGTCACCGGAATTCGACGGCGTCACCTTCCACGAGGTGCATGCGCGCTCGGTGCTGAACAAGGTGCCCGCCGGCTCCGGCGTGCCCTTCGGCTGGACCGTCAACCCCTACCGCGGCTGCTCCCACGCCTGCACCTACTGCCTCGAAGGCGGCACCCGGATCCTCATGGCGGACGGCCGCACCAAGGCGCTGTCCGAGCTGAAGATCGGCGACGCCATCTACGGCACCCGCGGCCACGGCGCGGCCCGGCGGCTGGTGCCCACCCGGGTCGAGGCGCACTGGACGACCCTGCGCGCCGCCTACCGGGTGACCCTCGAGGACGGCACGCGGCTCGTCGCCGGCGGGGATCACCGGTTCCTCACGAGCAAGGGCTGGAAGCACGTCACCGGCAGCAAGTTCGGCGCCGCCCAGCGGCCGCACCTCGAGCCCGGTACCGAGCTCATCGGGGTCGGGCGGTTCGAGCCGACCCCGGACGAAACACTCGGGTACCGCGCCGGCTACCTCTGCGGGATGCTGCGCTCCGGCGGGTTCGCCGCGGAACCGGACGCCGCCGCCCGCGCGCTCGAGTACCTGCCCGATTTCGGTGCCTCCGTCGGGTTCCTCAAGGTGCCGCCGGACCCGGACGCGCACTGGCAGCGCGGGTTCCTCGCCGGCGTCTTCGACCTCGCGGGCGGCTTCGGCCGCGGCATCCTCACGATCGCGCACGACGAACCCGAGATCACCGACGCCGTCGCCGCCGCGCTCGCCCGGTTCGGCTTCGCGCGCCAGCTCGACGAAGTCCCGAAGTTCCCGTCGCGGCAGGAGGTCCGGCTGCTCGGCGGCGCCGGTGAAGTCCTGCGGTTCCTGCACCTGAGCAACCCGGCGGTGACGTGGAAGCGGTCGCTCGACGGCACGGTGATCGGCGCGAGCCGCCGCCGCGTCGAGGCGATCGAGCCGCTGGGCCTGCAGCTGCCGCTGTTCGACATCACCACCGGCACCGGCGACTTCATCGCCGACGGCATGGTGTCCCACAACTGCTTCGCCCGGAACACCCACACCTACCTCGACTTCGACGCCGGCCGCGACTTCGACACCCAGGTGGTCGTCAAGGTCAACGCCCCGCAGGTGCTGACCGCGCAGCTGAAGAAGCCGTCGTGGCGGCGCGAGCACGTCGCCATGGGCACCAACACCGACCCGTACCAGCGCGCGGAAGGCCGCTACCGGCTGATGCCGGGCATCATCACGGCGCTGGCGCGCTCCGGCACGCCGCTGTCGGTGCTCACGAAGGGCACGGTGCTGGCGCGGGACCTGCCGCTGCTGCAGGACGTCGCCGCCGACGTGCCGGTCGGGCTCGCGGTCTCGATCGCGCTGCTCGACGGCGAGCTCCAGCACCGCCTCGAACCCGGGACGCCGAGCCCGCGGGCTCGGCTCGAGCTGGTCCGCAAGGCCCGGGACGCCGGGCTGCCGTGCTCGGTGCTGGTGGCGCCGGTGCTGCCGTGGCTGACCGACTCCGCGGAGGCCCTCGACGCGCTGTTCGCGCAGCTCGCCGACGTCGGCGCGTCGAGCGTGACGGTCTTCCCGCTGCACCTGCGGCCCGGCGCCCGCGAGTGGTTCGGCCGCTGGCTGGCCGGCTCGTACCCGGCGCTCGTCCCGCGGTACCGGGAGCTGTACGCGCGGGGCAGCTACGTCCAGAAGGCGTACCGGGAGCGGCTCGCCGAGCGCGTCGCGCCGTTGCTGCGGCGCCACGGGCTGGCCCCGAAGACCGGCTACGACCCGCGCGACCCCGAGCCGGCGGCGGCCCCGGAACCGGCCACGCCGGCGGAGCAGCTGCGCCTGCTTTGA
- the sthA gene encoding Si-specific NAD(P)(+) transhydrogenase — protein sequence MSEHEYDLIVIGSGPGGQKAAIAAAKLGKRVAVVDRHDMVGGVCVNTGTIPSKTLREAVLYLTGMNQRELYGASYRVKQDITIADLLARTQHVVGREVQVVRAQLMRNHVDLIPGTGSFADPHTVVVESKHPGDRRTLSGDHVVIATGTRPARPAHVDFDAARVLDSDEILRLEQIPSSLVVVGAGVIGIEYASMFAALGSRVTVVEQRDQMLDFCDPEIVESLKFQLRDLGVTFRFGEKVADVAVSDDATITTLVSGKRIPADGVMYSAGRQGLTGELNLEAAGLTADNRGRLVVDENYRTEVPHIYAVGDVIGFPALAATSMDQGRLAAYHAFGEPANGLGALQPIGIYTIPEISYVGATEAQLTSSSVPYEVGIARYRELARGQITGDSYGMLKLLVSTTDRKLLGVHVFGTGATDLVHIGQAVMGCGGTVDYLVDAVFNYPTLSEAYKVAALDATNKIRALDRFSS from the coding sequence GTGAGCGAGCACGAGTACGACCTCATCGTCATCGGTTCGGGCCCCGGGGGCCAGAAGGCCGCGATCGCCGCGGCGAAGCTCGGCAAACGGGTGGCGGTCGTGGACCGGCACGACATGGTCGGCGGGGTGTGCGTCAACACCGGCACGATCCCGTCCAAGACGCTGCGCGAAGCGGTGCTCTACCTGACCGGGATGAACCAGCGCGAGCTGTACGGCGCGAGCTACCGCGTCAAGCAGGACATCACGATCGCCGACCTGCTGGCGCGCACCCAGCACGTCGTCGGGCGCGAGGTCCAGGTCGTGCGCGCGCAGCTGATGCGCAACCACGTCGACCTCATCCCCGGCACCGGCTCGTTCGCCGACCCGCACACCGTGGTCGTCGAGAGCAAGCACCCCGGCGACCGCCGGACGCTGAGCGGCGACCACGTCGTGATCGCCACCGGCACCCGCCCGGCGCGGCCCGCGCACGTCGACTTCGACGCCGCCCGCGTCCTCGACTCGGACGAGATCCTGCGGCTCGAGCAGATCCCGTCGTCGCTCGTGGTGGTCGGCGCCGGCGTGATCGGGATCGAGTACGCGTCGATGTTCGCCGCGCTCGGCTCGCGCGTCACCGTCGTCGAGCAGCGCGACCAGATGCTCGACTTCTGCGACCCGGAGATCGTCGAGTCGCTCAAGTTCCAGCTGCGCGACCTCGGCGTCACGTTCCGCTTCGGCGAGAAGGTCGCGGACGTCGCGGTGTCCGACGACGCCACGATCACGACCCTGGTCAGCGGCAAGCGCATCCCGGCCGACGGCGTCATGTACTCCGCGGGCCGCCAGGGCCTGACCGGCGAGCTGAACCTGGAAGCGGCGGGCCTGACCGCCGACAACCGCGGCCGGCTGGTGGTCGACGAGAACTACCGCACCGAGGTCCCGCACATCTACGCTGTCGGCGACGTGATCGGCTTCCCGGCCCTGGCGGCGACGTCGATGGACCAGGGCAGGCTCGCGGCGTACCACGCGTTCGGCGAACCGGCGAACGGCCTGGGCGCGCTGCAGCCGATCGGGATCTACACGATCCCGGAGATTTCGTACGTCGGTGCGACGGAGGCGCAGCTGACGTCGTCGTCGGTGCCGTACGAGGTCGGCATCGCGCGGTACCGCGAGCTGGCGCGCGGGCAGATCACCGGCGACAGCTACGGGATGCTCAAGCTGCTGGTGTCCACGACGGACCGCAAGCTGCTCGGCGTGCACGTCTTCGGCACCGGCGCGACCGACCTGGTCCACATCGGACAGGCGGTGATGGGCTGCGGCGGCACGGTCGACTACCTGGTGGACGCGGTGTTCAACTACCCGACGCTGTCGGAGGCGTACAAGGTGGCGGCACTGGACGCGACGAACAAGATCCGCGCTCTGGACCGCTTCTCGTCCTGA